One Streptococcus sp. S1 DNA window includes the following coding sequences:
- a CDS encoding DUF4947 domain-containing protein, whose translation MKKQILPLFFTLLLSLLFLSACVPDLKINFKKEPTTTSSKKKTFKKSSSSRSSHPSRSTSSNNSSNSSSSPSTTTQPSSDIVTTEGLPKNAQEAPKDKIYATGNLKVAYSRNGDSIFAQTPDYEGYTPALVQKILGKPEKQITEPAYIAKSFENTELENIKDLYHKGKITGEQAHAFVMGAVDLKQTSKFGVDLTIYTYKNNTIQLVFKNEQLLYITPNPDVVFFK comes from the coding sequence ATGAAAAAACAAATACTCCCTCTTTTCTTCACACTCTTGCTGTCTCTTCTTTTTCTATCAGCCTGTGTGCCGGATCTTAAGATCAACTTTAAAAAAGAACCAACAACTACCAGTTCAAAAAAGAAAACCTTTAAAAAAAGTAGCTCGAGTCGTTCTAGCCACCCGAGTCGTTCAACTAGTTCAAATAACTCAAGCAACTCCTCTAGCTCTCCTTCAACCACTACACAGCCCTCTTCTGACATCGTCACAACCGAAGGACTCCCTAAAAATGCTCAAGAAGCTCCAAAAGATAAGATTTATGCGACAGGGAATCTAAAAGTGGCCTACTCTAGAAATGGTGATAGTATTTTTGCCCAGACGCCAGATTATGAAGGATATACTCCTGCTCTTGTCCAAAAAATCCTTGGAAAGCCAGAGAAACAAATAACAGAACCTGCTTATATTGCCAAATCTTTTGAAAATACCGAATTAGAAAATATTAAAGATCTCTACCACAAGGGAAAAATCACAGGGGAACAAGCTCACGCCTTTGTAATGGGAGCTGTTGATCTCAAACAAACTTCTAAATTCGGAGTAGACCTCACCATTTACACCTATAAAAACAACACCATCCAACTGGTCTTTAAAAACGAGCAACTTCTCTATATTACACCGAATCCTGATGTTGTCTTCTTTAAATAA
- a CDS encoding carbohydrate-binding domain-containing protein, which translates to MKSNKWKFLLTGAATLTLLTACTQASSQSTTKSNTAQTTATSTSKNKTNNSNYFTDKDKDSSYDESKASTVKLSGSSASVSGDGVAVSGSTVTISKAGTYIISGESDGVQIKVEAGDSDDVHIVLKGVTMTNTNAPISATKAGHVYLTLADGTTNTLSDSSSNNDEDADAVIFSKGDLTINGSGTLNIDAKKNNGIKANDTLHITGGTYKITAVGDAFNVNDELNITGTTMTIDADEDAVKVDNDEDTSVGTMYLSDNKMTITAGDDGIHASGDLIIDSGTYEVTESVEGLEGKSITINGGDITIYATDDGVNAANANANQDEIFFTMNGGTLNVEVGQGDTDPIDSNGNITVTGGTIKLTGQSGFDFDGTATYTGGDIYINGEKQTEIVNSMPGGGGAPGGGGPQGGGPGGGHP; encoded by the coding sequence ATGAAATCAAACAAATGGAAATTTTTATTAACGGGGGCCGCAACCCTCACCTTACTGACAGCTTGTACCCAGGCGTCATCACAATCAACTACAAAAAGCAATACTGCACAAACAACCGCTACTTCTACTTCAAAAAATAAAACAAACAATTCCAACTATTTTACAGATAAGGACAAGGACAGCTCTTATGATGAAAGCAAAGCCTCTACTGTAAAGCTATCTGGTTCGTCTGCAAGTGTATCAGGTGACGGCGTAGCTGTTTCTGGATCAACTGTGACCATCTCAAAGGCTGGAACCTATATCATCTCTGGTGAATCCGATGGGGTTCAAATCAAGGTCGAAGCAGGTGACTCAGATGATGTTCACATCGTCTTGAAAGGCGTTACCATGACAAACACCAACGCGCCAATTTCTGCTACGAAAGCAGGGCATGTCTACCTGACTCTAGCGGATGGCACGACCAATACCTTGTCTGATTCAAGTTCAAACAATGATGAAGATGCCGATGCAGTGATCTTCTCTAAAGGCGACCTTACCATCAATGGTTCAGGTACGCTCAACATTGATGCCAAGAAGAACAACGGTATCAAGGCCAATGACACTCTCCACATCACTGGTGGAACCTATAAGATCACGGCTGTAGGAGATGCCTTCAACGTCAATGACGAACTCAATATCACTGGTACGACCATGACCATCGATGCAGATGAAGATGCAGTCAAGGTGGATAATGATGAAGATACTTCGGTCGGAACCATGTATCTTTCAGATAACAAAATGACCATCACCGCAGGAGACGACGGAATCCATGCTTCTGGAGATCTGATCATCGATAGTGGAACCTATGAGGTGACAGAGTCTGTCGAAGGTCTCGAAGGAAAATCGATCACCATCAACGGTGGTGATATCACCATCTATGCAACCGATGATGGTGTCAATGCAGCCAATGCTAATGCCAACCAAGATGAAATTTTCTTCACCATGAATGGTGGAACACTCAACGTTGAAGTTGGCCAAGGCGATACCGATCCAATTGATTCGAATGGAAATATCACTGTTACCGGAGGAACCATTAAATTAACGGGTCAATCTGGATTCGACTTTGATGGTACTGCTACCTACACTGGCGGAGACATCTATATCAACGGTGAAAAACAAACGGAAATTGTCAACTCCATGCCTGGAGGCGGTGGGGCTCCAGGCGGTGGCGGACCTCAAGGTGGTGGACCTGGAGGTGGGCATCCATAA
- a CDS encoding polyphosphate polymerase domain-containing protein — MKKTIETSFKRIETKYIVAKDDVKDLIKDLKEYVVEDDYPTSTISNIYFDTENFDVIQDALAKQHSREKIRMRTYIEKPQADSPVFLEVKSKDEEGIGHKFRLVATSQAIINLMTDGKVDHQIQDPDLVEEIQRLRKRYGHRLEPRMFIYYDRLSLKEKKSIQGYPYQKIRVTIDQNLVFRDQAVSLFDGKKGEPLLEDDFVIMEIKAPGQEPQWLKDILEKYGLVKQKFSKYSCAYHKSQGLDYAPRPVQETVGAAYV; from the coding sequence ATGAAAAAAACAATTGAGACAAGTTTCAAACGAATCGAAACAAAATATATCGTCGCAAAAGATGACGTGAAGGACTTGATTAAAGACTTAAAAGAATACGTCGTAGAAGATGATTACCCAACCTCAACCATTTCAAACATTTATTTTGATACGGAAAATTTTGATGTCATTCAAGATGCTCTTGCCAAACAACATAGCCGCGAAAAAATTCGGATGCGGACTTATATAGAAAAACCTCAAGCAGACAGTCCAGTGTTTCTAGAGGTGAAGTCAAAAGATGAAGAAGGAATTGGCCATAAATTCCGTCTAGTTGCCACTTCGCAAGCCATTATCAACTTGATGACAGATGGGAAAGTAGATCATCAGATACAAGATCCAGACTTAGTAGAAGAGATTCAGAGATTGCGCAAACGTTATGGTCATCGATTGGAACCGCGGATGTTCATTTACTACGATCGCTTGTCTCTCAAAGAAAAGAAATCCATTCAGGGTTATCCTTATCAGAAGATTCGCGTGACAATCGATCAAAACCTAGTCTTTCGAGATCAGGCTGTTAGCCTTTTTGATGGGAAGAAAGGAGAACCTCTACTAGAGGATGACTTCGTGATCATGGAAATTAAGGCTCCTGGCCAAGAACCTCAATGGTTAAAGGATATTTTAGAGAAGTATGGTTTGGTCAAACAGAAATTTTCGAAATACAGTTGTGCCTACCATAAGTCACAAGGCTTAGACTATGCCCCAAGACCAGTTCAAGAAACGGTAGGTGCTGCCTATGTCTAA
- a CDS encoding DUF4956 domain-containing protein, giving the protein MSNLFDSIFNNATATVDPVRLLLALLVSLFLGMALSWTYKYRTLYTREFVISLTLLPCMMTLVIFLVNGSLGTSIAVAGTFSLIRFRSATSGSRELIAIFLAMIIGLAAGSGYLLLAILSTLSLLGVWLVLENKQSKADYQRRRHLTITVSKQDSVAEQISQLLDQSCSEIDFISVTTAQAGEQLTLNYEVNMKSNIDDFGLANLLISEIENCDVALTKKAKKRKNL; this is encoded by the coding sequence ATGTCTAATCTATTTGATTCTATTTTTAATAATGCTACAGCAACGGTGGATCCGGTGCGCTTACTGCTGGCCCTTTTGGTCAGCCTCTTTCTAGGGATGGCCCTATCTTGGACCTATAAATACCGAACGCTTTACACTCGAGAGTTTGTCATTAGTTTGACCTTGCTTCCTTGTATGATGACCTTAGTGATCTTTTTGGTCAATGGAAGTTTGGGAACCTCGATTGCAGTGGCAGGGACCTTTAGTTTGATCCGTTTTCGTTCGGCTACGAGTGGTTCTAGAGAGTTGATTGCCATTTTCTTAGCTATGATTATAGGACTGGCAGCTGGATCTGGCTATCTTTTATTGGCGATTTTATCAACCCTTTCTTTACTAGGGGTGTGGCTGGTATTAGAGAACAAACAGAGTAAGGCAGACTATCAACGACGCCGCCATTTGACTATTACCGTCTCAAAACAGGATTCTGTTGCAGAACAAATCAGCCAGTTGTTAGACCAAAGTTGTTCAGAAATTGACTTTATTTCTGTCACAACGGCCCAAGCTGGAGAACAACTGACCTTGAACTATGAGGTAAATATGAAATCGAACATCGATGATTTTGGCCTTGCCAATCTATTGATTAGCGAGATTGAAAATTGTGATGTCGCTCTGACAAAGAAAGCGAAGAAAAGAAAGAATCTATAA
- a CDS encoding S41 family peptidase — protein MKKTAIFEDVVSIMTHDSSTSKDRKGCDPEPFRENITDDMTDDAFLYQVKAYLASFGVIGHVSFRDKKASQKGFLLRINGQKLYVEEANEDTGLQVGDQILALDGSDLDQIASLHKAYFISKTPERHYREWADLVSQSTSVTLLREGIEKTIKVVPSREPIQDQIFWKRLDDEILYLRLDNFMDEGAISRVYQECLPMMTEVKFLIIDVRQNGGGTDSLYIPLLHLALEKDQGYDSLDWDDDGMEILYTERNVDLRLKDFEDWMQQEEISPETVKLLEDMKENLIHHRGKGYVTYQQESEEFFPEVRGGHYPEQIFILSDIYCASSGDNFVQMMKQFKKVTVVGRPTLGILDYSNCCTVDYDNFCLMFPTSRCLSVDQGKGMTDQGVLPDIEIPWTPSHFERDVDLDKCLELIHQGTVK, from the coding sequence ATGAAAAAGACTGCTATTTTTGAAGATGTCGTCTCTATTATGACCCATGATTCATCTACCAGCAAGGATCGAAAAGGATGCGATCCAGAGCCTTTTCGAGAAAACATTACAGATGATATGACAGATGATGCCTTTCTCTATCAAGTTAAGGCTTACCTAGCTAGTTTTGGGGTGATCGGGCATGTTTCCTTTCGAGATAAAAAGGCCAGTCAAAAAGGGTTCCTTTTGAGAATAAATGGACAGAAACTGTATGTTGAGGAAGCTAATGAAGATACGGGTCTTCAAGTAGGAGATCAGATCCTAGCTCTGGATGGAAGTGACTTGGATCAGATAGCTTCTCTTCATAAAGCCTATTTTATCAGCAAGACCCCAGAAAGACATTATAGAGAATGGGCAGATTTGGTCTCTCAGTCAACGAGTGTCACCCTGCTTCGAGAAGGGATAGAAAAGACCATTAAAGTAGTACCCAGTCGAGAACCGATCCAGGATCAGATTTTTTGGAAACGATTAGACGATGAGATTCTTTATCTTCGTCTGGATAACTTTATGGATGAAGGAGCCATTAGTCGGGTATATCAAGAGTGTTTACCTATGATGACGGAAGTCAAGTTTCTTATCATTGATGTCCGACAGAACGGCGGAGGGACAGACTCTTTATATATCCCTCTATTACATCTAGCCTTAGAGAAGGATCAGGGCTATGATTCGCTTGACTGGGACGATGATGGCATGGAAATTCTCTATACGGAACGCAATGTTGACCTGCGCTTGAAAGACTTTGAGGACTGGATGCAACAGGAAGAAATTAGCCCTGAAACAGTTAAGCTGCTTGAAGATATGAAAGAGAATTTGATCCACCATCGGGGGAAAGGCTATGTAACATATCAGCAAGAAAGCGAGGAATTCTTCCCAGAGGTTAGAGGTGGCCACTATCCTGAACAGATCTTTATCTTATCAGATATTTATTGTGCTTCATCTGGGGATAACTTTGTTCAGATGATGAAGCAGTTTAAGAAGGTAACGGTGGTGGGTCGACCAACTCTCGGAATTCTAGACTACTCTAATTGTTGTACGGTTGATTATGATAATTTTTGTTTAATGTTTCCCACTTCTCGCTGTTTAAGCGTGGATCAAGGTAAAGGAATGACGGATCAGGGTGTTCTACCAGATATAGAAATTCCTTGGACACCTAGCCATTTCGAGAGAGATGTGGATCTGGACAAGTGTCTGGAGTTGATTCATCAGGGGACTGTGAAATAG
- a CDS encoding teichoic acid D-Ala incorporation-associated protein DltX: MKHKTLYKFIGQTVLYFAIFLALLYFFSYLGQGQGGFIYNEF; this comes from the coding sequence ATGAAACATAAAACACTTTATAAATTTATCGGGCAGACGGTCTTGTATTTCGCCATTTTCCTAGCCCTACTTTATTTCTTTAGTTACCTTGGTCAAGGTCAGGGTGGCTTTATCTACAACGAATTTTAG